From the genome of Miscanthus floridulus cultivar M001 chromosome 10, ASM1932011v1, whole genome shotgun sequence, one region includes:
- the LOC136485360 gene encoding uncharacterized protein: MRRFHDWYLRVLPTSIDIIQACFPTGTFGSPAGKIVFDFNDMHTCFHLGEMEMNLIRTWCLMQVHIVKQMPSVKAGYVDPQAIAQTNFNYPKRWTLDAKELAAAKTLREKERIRSAKLREESLKVAAYIALAFKNLQQHSTIWLPYNFDNHWICIAVDVGKSMAWVFDSIDKDPATYKDFISILKTAFRFYVSHHHGRHDPARKEKLAIKTLCACPKQRPGSVHCGYYICSMMSNTGAYRRHPLRWREEKGMKRDPYKDDQLLELVGDLCNFILDQIVHVRGAYHDRESDLGTNPQYQHLRETERLALGR, from the exons atgagaaggttccatgattggtacttgcgtgttctcccaacgagcatagatatcatacaagcatgctttcccaccggcacatttggaagcccagccgggaaaattgtctttgacttcaatgacatgcacacatgctttcacctaggagaaatggagatgaatctaattcgcacgtggtgcct aatgcaagtgcacattgtcaaacaaatgccaagtgtgaaagccgggtatgtagaccctcaagctatagcccaaacaaattttaattaccctaaacggtggacactggatgccaaagagctagcagctgcaaagactcttcgggagaaagagcgcatccgtagtgcgaagctaagggaagagtcccttaaggttgcggcatacattgctctggctttcaaaaatctccaacaacactctactatatggctaccatacaacttcga caaccactggatttgtatagccgtcgatgtcgggaagagcatggcatgggtctttgattcaatagataaggacccggcgacatacaaagacttcatatcgattctcaagac ggcatttaggttctatgtctctcatcatcacggaaggcatgatccagcgaggaaggaaaagctggctataaaaacactatgtgcg tgccccaagcagaggcctgggagtgtacattgtggatactatatatgttctatgatgagtaacaccggtgcctacaggagacaccccttaagg tggagagaagagaaaggaatgaaaagagacccatacaaggatgaccaactcttagagctcgtcggcgacctttgcaacttcatattggaccagattgtacacgtcagaggcgcctaccatgatcgagagtctgacttaggtacaaatcctcagtaccaacaccttcgtgagactgaaaggctagctctaggacgttga
- the LOC136488980 gene encoding pistil-specific extensin-like protein: MPSGCLGFPPPVPCPPTPAPDPRRPPPRADPRRPTPGPRRPPPRANPRRPAPGPRCPPPLADPRRPARRPPVSHAWPPAPAPARRHLHPVPGARPRALTSASRARPPASSPVCRPRRPAPGPRRPPPHADDPCPALGSGN; the protein is encoded by the exons atgccgtcaggctgcctagggtttccgccgccggtccCGTGCCCGCCGACACCTGCACCCGATCcacggcgcccgcccccgcgcgccgacccccggcgtcccacgcccggcccccggcgccctcccccgcgtgccaacccccggcgtcccgcgcccggcccccggtgcCCTCCCCCGctcgccgacccccggcgtcccgcgcgccgacccccggtgTCCCACGcctggcccccggcgcccgcccccgcacgccgacacctgcacccggtccccggcgcccgcccccgcgcgctgacctcggcgtcccgcgcccggcccccggcgtcctCCCCCGTGTGCCGACCCCGGCGACCCGCGCCCGGCcctcggcgcccgcccccgcacgccgacgacccgTGCCCGGCCCTCGGCTCAG GAAACTGA